A genome region from Labilibaculum antarcticum includes the following:
- a CDS encoding Smr/MutS family protein, which translates to MQINSGDKVRFLNETGGGIVTRIIDAKTVMVLNDEDEFEIPSLKRNLVVIESASTGNSPQLKQSNSTSASFTSTKQSLFVEKEEVYAAFAPKESSTPSESPLELYLINDTNQIILYNFFDEKGNGLEGVTAGTLDPKSKILLAEYEIKELGELTCCQFQIIFYQQGKCTPKSPLNRTLKIQAVKFHKSSSYKDTAYFHQEVILHKLTGEIMEQKLEELSDKDFKQVIREKGKSEKAKPALKKNNSDNNIVEVDLHVNALIDSVTGLSNADILELQMNKFHEVLRQHQNDKGKKIVFIHGIGNGTLKQHVHSELKRKYKKHYEQDASFKEYGWGATMVTIR; encoded by the coding sequence ATGCAAATAAATTCAGGAGATAAAGTTCGTTTTTTAAATGAGACTGGTGGCGGTATCGTTACCCGAATTATTGATGCCAAGACAGTTATGGTCTTAAACGACGAGGATGAATTTGAGATTCCAAGCTTAAAAAGAAATTTGGTTGTAATTGAATCCGCAAGTACTGGAAATTCACCTCAATTGAAACAAAGTAATTCTACGAGTGCTTCCTTTACATCCACAAAACAATCATTATTTGTTGAAAAAGAAGAAGTTTACGCGGCTTTTGCCCCAAAAGAATCATCTACCCCATCGGAAAGTCCATTGGAATTGTATTTAATTAACGATACCAATCAAATTATTTTGTACAATTTCTTTGATGAAAAAGGAAACGGACTTGAAGGAGTAACCGCAGGAACTCTTGATCCTAAATCGAAAATACTTTTAGCTGAGTACGAAATAAAAGAACTAGGCGAACTAACCTGCTGTCAATTTCAAATCATTTTTTATCAGCAAGGAAAATGCACACCTAAATCTCCTTTGAACCGCACTCTTAAAATACAAGCTGTTAAGTTTCATAAATCATCGAGCTATAAGGATACTGCCTATTTTCATCAGGAAGTAATACTTCATAAACTTACAGGTGAGATTATGGAACAGAAGCTAGAGGAACTTAGTGATAAGGATTTCAAACAAGTAATTCGGGAAAAAGGAAAATCAGAAAAAGCGAAACCAGCACTGAAGAAAAATAATTCTGATAACAACATTGTGGAAGTAGACTTGCACGTCAATGCTTTAATTGATTCAGTAACCGGCTTATCAAATGCTGATATTCTTGAATTACAGATGAATAAATTTCATGAGGTATTGCGTCAGCACCAAAACGATAAGGGTAAAAAAATTGTATTTATTCACGGTATTGGAAATGGCACTTTAAAACAACATGTTCATAGCGAGCTTAAAAGAAAATACAAAAAACACTACGAACAAGACGCCTCGTTTAAAGAATATGGATGGGGAGCTACCATGGTAACTATTCGATAA
- a CDS encoding tetratricopeptide repeat protein: MTKLYLKTTSIALFILLVFFVISCNKSKEDRTNENAIELMANQKYTLAIKEFSSIIKDDKNYLPAYYNRAICYSFLNKNREAINDLNFVITKQKFEEEAYLNRAILFENQKNYELAIKDYSHLLSINPRNTKALHFRGICKYYMRNYKGAVKDYDLSIKYGMNSSGVYYNKAVALDCMEQYSKAINYYDKAIKIDTKLKRAYFARGIANLKNGNKEAAISDIKQSEKLGFKKARNILKQITG, translated from the coding sequence ATGACTAAACTCTACTTAAAGACTACTTCAATTGCGTTATTCATTCTTCTTGTGTTTTTTGTGATTTCGTGTAATAAATCAAAAGAGGACAGAACAAATGAGAATGCCATAGAATTAATGGCGAATCAAAAATACACCCTAGCAATTAAGGAATTCTCATCAATCATTAAAGATGATAAGAACTACCTTCCGGCCTATTACAACAGAGCCATTTGTTACTCTTTTTTAAACAAGAACAGGGAAGCAATCAACGACCTTAATTTCGTGATTACCAAACAGAAATTTGAAGAGGAAGCCTATCTAAACAGAGCAATCCTATTTGAAAATCAGAAAAATTACGAGTTGGCGATTAAAGACTACTCACACTTACTCTCAATAAACCCAAGAAACACAAAGGCTTTGCATTTCCGCGGAATTTGCAAGTATTACATGAGAAATTACAAAGGAGCAGTCAAAGACTACGATTTATCAATAAAATACGGCATGAACTCTTCTGGTGTCTATTACAACAAAGCTGTTGCATTAGATTGCATGGAACAATACTCTAAGGCAATCAATTACTATGATAAGGCGATAAAAATCGACACAAAATTAAAACGTGCTTACTTTGCCAGAGGAATTGCCAATTTAAAAAATGGAAATAAAGAAGCAGCTATTTCGGACATTAAGCAATCAGAAAAATTAGGGTTTAAGAAAGCCAGGAACATTCTAAAGCAAATTACAGGCTAA
- a CDS encoding lysophospholipid acyltransferase family protein, whose translation MKLVDAKDLLKASENMNWLGGESFAKLLMYVLRLNKLNDLYSANCGKEGLEFIDALLEDLGIKFEFDEEELKRIPKEGPFMTISNHPFGGIDGLILIKLVCMVRPEFRVMANFLLKKIEPIKDYFLGVNPFEERKGVASSTGGIKEGLRHLSDGFPLGIFPAGEVSSYQSHTNNITDKQWQPSILKFIKKAEVPVVPIYFQGSNSLIFHLLGMIHPALRTVKLPSELLNKKNKIVRIRIGNPIPVKDQEGFTDINQYGRFLRAKTYMLGTPIEVKKFYQFKRKEKIAKVEDIIPPVNPEIIQREVEGLAQEYLLFKTNNFVVYCAPSAQMPNVLTEIGRLREITFREVGEGTNLGIDIDEYDLYYHQLFIWDEELKKIVGAYRVGKGNEILSEYGLKGFYLQSLFRISKKFQPILHESLELGRSFIVKEYQKKPMPLFLLWKGILYFLLKNPQSRYLIGPVSISNKYSNLSKDLIIKFIMRNYFNYDLGQYIKSRKKFKVKIKGLDVDILLEMAKNDINKLDRLIGDFEITNDKLPVLLKKYISLNAKIVGFNIDPNFNDCLDGLIVVDLFNVPIKVIESLSKEFNDDSIMKRFSSEDVRF comes from the coding sequence ATGAAGTTGGTTGATGCAAAAGATTTATTGAAAGCCAGTGAGAACATGAACTGGCTTGGTGGTGAGAGTTTCGCGAAATTGTTAATGTATGTTCTTCGATTGAATAAATTGAATGATTTGTATTCGGCAAACTGTGGCAAAGAAGGTCTTGAATTTATAGATGCATTGCTAGAGGATTTAGGAATTAAATTCGAATTTGATGAGGAAGAATTAAAGCGTATACCTAAGGAAGGTCCGTTCATGACAATATCAAATCACCCGTTTGGGGGAATTGATGGCTTAATCTTAATTAAGCTGGTTTGTATGGTTCGTCCAGAGTTTAGAGTGATGGCTAATTTCTTGTTGAAAAAGATAGAGCCAATAAAAGATTACTTTTTAGGCGTAAATCCTTTCGAGGAAAGAAAGGGTGTTGCTTCGAGTACCGGTGGTATTAAAGAAGGACTTCGTCATTTAAGTGATGGTTTTCCATTAGGGATATTTCCTGCCGGAGAGGTGTCTTCTTATCAGTCTCACACAAATAACATTACTGATAAACAATGGCAACCTTCTATTCTTAAATTTATTAAGAAGGCTGAAGTTCCTGTTGTTCCAATTTATTTTCAGGGAAGCAATAGTTTGATTTTCCATTTGTTGGGGATGATTCATCCCGCGCTGCGAACTGTGAAATTACCTTCGGAACTATTAAATAAGAAAAATAAAATCGTTCGGATTCGTATCGGCAACCCAATACCAGTAAAGGATCAGGAAGGATTCACAGATATCAATCAATATGGTCGTTTTTTGCGAGCAAAGACCTATATGCTGGGAACACCCATTGAAGTGAAAAAGTTTTATCAATTCAAACGCAAGGAAAAGATTGCGAAGGTGGAAGACATTATACCTCCTGTAAACCCAGAGATTATTCAACGAGAGGTAGAAGGACTAGCTCAGGAATATTTGCTTTTTAAAACCAATAATTTTGTTGTGTACTGTGCTCCTTCAGCTCAAATGCCTAATGTGCTGACAGAAATAGGCCGATTGCGGGAAATTACTTTTCGGGAAGTTGGTGAAGGAACAAATCTTGGAATTGATATTGACGAGTATGATTTGTATTATCATCAGCTTTTTATTTGGGATGAGGAACTGAAAAAAATAGTAGGTGCCTATCGGGTAGGCAAGGGAAATGAAATTCTTTCGGAGTATGGTTTAAAAGGTTTTTATCTACAAAGCCTGTTTCGTATAAGCAAAAAATTTCAGCCTATTCTTCATGAATCATTGGAATTGGGGCGTTCTTTTATTGTGAAAGAGTATCAAAAAAAGCCAATGCCTCTGTTTTTACTTTGGAAAGGGATTCTGTATTTTTTGCTGAAAAATCCACAGTCGCGTTATTTGATTGGGCCGGTTAGTATTAGTAATAAGTATTCTAACTTGTCGAAAGACCTGATCATTAAATTTATTATGCGTAATTATTTTAATTACGATTTAGGCCAGTATATAAAATCGAGGAAGAAATTTAAGGTAAAAATAAAAGGTCTGGATGTAGATATTTTATTAGAAATGGCCAAGAATGACATTAATAAATTGGATAGACTGATTGGTGATTTTGAAATTACAAATGACAAGTTGCCAGTTCTGCTTAAAAAGTACATTTCATTGAATGCTAAGATTGTAGGCTTTAACATAGATCCCAATTTTAATGATTGTCTGGATGGTTTAATCGTAGTCGATTTATTTAATGTACCTATTAAAGTAATTGAGTCTTTGTCGAAGGAATTTAATGATGATTCGATTATGAAAAGATTTTCATCCGAAGATGTCCGTTTTTAG
- a CDS encoding YgiQ family radical SAM protein, which translates to MTENNRLHIDKWLPTSAKEVKERGWEELDVILFSGDAYIDHPSFGASVIGRVLEKEGLKVAIVPQPNWRDDLRDFKKLGVPKLFFAVTAGNMDSMVNHYTANKRLRHDDAYTPEGRHGQRPDRPTIVYSQILKKLYPDTPIVIGGIEASLRRVTHYDYWDDELKPSILCESDADLLVYGMGEKPLKEIVRLTRKGVPFYSLTNIPQTSFLVSKDESYPTKKQWQDQELYSHEDCLNDKKKFASNFRYIEMESNAMMAKKLTQDYKDQSIIVNPPYPVMNEKEMDEVYDLPYTRLPHPRYKDKKIPAFDMIKFSVNMHRGCFGGCSFCTISAHQGKFIANRSEKSILKEVENITKMPDFKGYLSDLGGPSANMYQMKGIFESICKTCRRPSCIHPDVCPNLNTNHQAMLDIYKKVDQVPGVKKSFVGSGIRYDLILHQTKDAKINKSNREYATELIKNHVSGRLKVAPEHTSDEVLNVMRKPSFNLFYKLKALFDDINKKEGLNQQLIPYFISSHPGSHGTDMADLAVKTKELDFKLEQVQDFTPTPMTVATVIYYSGYHPYTLKKVFTAKSVKEKLSQRKFLFWYKKEYREAIKTELIKMGKKDMLTKLFK; encoded by the coding sequence ATGACAGAGAACAACAGATTACACATAGATAAATGGCTTCCTACATCTGCTAAGGAAGTAAAAGAAAGAGGCTGGGAAGAATTAGATGTAATTCTATTTAGTGGCGATGCCTATATTGATCATCCATCGTTTGGAGCTTCTGTTATTGGAAGAGTTCTTGAAAAAGAAGGACTTAAGGTCGCCATTGTGCCACAACCGAACTGGCGTGACGACTTGCGCGATTTTAAAAAACTAGGAGTACCCAAACTTTTCTTTGCGGTAACTGCCGGCAATATGGATTCTATGGTGAATCATTATACTGCAAACAAAAGATTGCGACATGATGATGCCTACACTCCTGAAGGAAGACATGGGCAAAGACCTGACCGTCCGACAATTGTGTATTCTCAGATTCTTAAAAAACTCTATCCTGATACCCCCATCGTTATTGGAGGTATTGAAGCTTCATTAAGAAGAGTAACACATTACGATTACTGGGATGATGAATTAAAGCCCAGCATACTATGTGAAAGCGATGCTGATTTATTGGTTTACGGAATGGGTGAAAAACCCTTGAAGGAAATCGTTCGATTAACAAGAAAAGGAGTTCCCTTCTATTCTTTAACTAATATTCCTCAAACCTCATTTTTGGTTTCAAAAGACGAATCTTATCCAACAAAAAAACAATGGCAGGATCAGGAATTGTATTCACATGAAGATTGCCTGAACGACAAGAAAAAATTTGCGAGTAATTTCCGTTACATTGAAATGGAATCGAATGCCATGATGGCAAAAAAATTAACTCAAGACTATAAAGATCAGAGCATAATTGTAAATCCGCCTTACCCGGTTATGAATGAAAAGGAAATGGATGAGGTTTATGATTTACCATATACCCGATTGCCACATCCCAGGTACAAAGACAAGAAGATTCCTGCTTTTGATATGATTAAATTCTCTGTTAACATGCACAGAGGTTGTTTTGGTGGCTGTTCATTCTGCACCATTTCTGCACATCAAGGAAAATTTATTGCCAACCGATCCGAGAAATCGATATTGAAAGAGGTTGAAAACATCACTAAAATGCCTGATTTCAAAGGCTACCTTTCCGATTTAGGAGGTCCTTCGGCCAATATGTATCAAATGAAGGGGATTTTTGAATCCATATGCAAAACCTGCAGAAGACCTTCATGCATACACCCGGATGTTTGCCCAAATTTGAACACAAATCATCAGGCAATGCTTGATATCTACAAAAAGGTAGATCAGGTTCCCGGAGTTAAAAAATCATTTGTTGGCAGTGGAATTCGTTATGATTTAATTCTTCACCAAACAAAAGATGCCAAAATCAATAAATCAAACCGGGAATATGCAACTGAATTGATCAAGAATCACGTATCAGGAAGATTAAAAGTTGCACCAGAGCACACTTCTGATGAAGTTTTAAATGTGATGCGAAAACCATCTTTCAATTTATTTTACAAACTAAAAGCTCTTTTTGACGATATCAATAAAAAGGAAGGTTTAAACCAACAATTAATTCCTTATTTCATTTCAAGTCATCCGGGAAGTCATGGTACCGACATGGCAGATCTTGCAGTAAAAACCAAAGAACTTGATTTTAAACTGGAACAGGTTCAGGATTTTACTCCTACACCAATGACTGTAGCTACTGTAATTTACTACTCTGGTTACCATCCATACACTTTAAAGAAAGTATTTACAGCAAAGAGTGTAAAAGAGAAGCTGTCGCAACGAAAATTCTTATTCTGGTATAAAAAGGAATATCGCGAAGCTATAAAAACAGAATTGATAAAAATGGGTAAAAAAGACATGCTAACCAAGCTATTCAAGTAG
- the hisJ gene encoding histidinol-phosphatase HisJ, translated as MNYFSYHTHTQYCDGKSTAEELVLRAIELGLTAIGFSSHAPLPKKESWSMSMDMLEDYIAEVQELKQKYKSQIEVYVSLEIDYIPGVTRSFDEFKRESNLDYTIGSVHLVKAKYESEFWFLDGPDTNYIHGIEVLFDGDVKKAVSAYYNQVIDLIKTQKPDVIAHVDKVKMNNKGRYFSEDEKWYVALLDKTIEVIKTSGTIVEVNTRGIYKKKSGSFFPDSYFLKECEKRAIPVTVSCDAHHADELVSGFDSAIGLLKGIGFESVRVFADGNWRDQSL; from the coding sequence ATGAATTATTTTTCATATCATACCCACACTCAATATTGTGATGGTAAAAGTACTGCTGAAGAACTGGTGTTAAGAGCTATTGAGCTCGGTCTTACCGCAATTGGCTTTTCGTCGCATGCTCCATTGCCTAAAAAGGAATCTTGGAGTATGTCAATGGATATGCTGGAAGATTATATTGCCGAAGTACAAGAGTTAAAACAAAAATACAAATCGCAAATAGAGGTTTATGTGTCTCTCGAAATTGATTATATTCCAGGTGTTACAAGATCATTTGACGAGTTCAAAAGGGAATCTAATTTAGATTACACGATTGGTTCCGTTCATTTGGTGAAAGCAAAGTATGAATCTGAGTTTTGGTTTCTCGATGGGCCGGATACAAATTATATTCATGGTATTGAGGTTTTGTTTGATGGGGATGTGAAAAAGGCTGTAAGTGCTTACTACAATCAGGTAATTGATCTTATTAAAACTCAAAAGCCTGATGTAATTGCACATGTTGATAAAGTTAAAATGAACAATAAGGGCCGTTATTTTTCGGAAGACGAGAAATGGTATGTTGCTTTATTAGACAAAACAATTGAGGTGATTAAGACTTCGGGCACCATCGTTGAAGTCAATACCAGAGGGATTTACAAGAAGAAATCGGGTTCTTTTTTTCCTGATTCTTATTTTCTGAAAGAATGTGAAAAGAGGGCAATACCTGTAACTGTCAGCTGTGATGCTCATCATGCAGACGAATTAGTTTCAGGTTTCGATTCAGCCATCGGGTTGCTTAAAGGTATTGGGTTTGAGTCAGTTCGTGTTTTTGCAGATGGAAACTGGCGTGATCAGTCTTTGTAA
- a CDS encoding DUF4301 family protein: MFSKQDQSQFEAKAIDIKTIEEQLSNFKTGFPKMKLKKPATIDDGILQIGSDEQAIYQEVFTAHVKDLSLLKFVPASGAATRMFKPLYDFLNTYQDTEDEYLKLLCNKGPETMFNFFDRIEDFAFYGDLRNVVSENNMDLEKMIDKNQFKQILAMLLTRKGLNYANLPKGLLKFHRYKHFSRTAFEEHLVETLNYAKNFKGDAQIHLTVSADHKELFEDRLEKTKETFEEKYDGKLQVGYSVQKSSTDTIAVDINNEPFRNEDGTILFRPGGHGALIENLNELDADIVFIKNIDNIVPDRLKGPTYKFKKVLAGVLLEYQSFIFEYLKVLEQDNNISQDTLDEMLAFLEEKLCIKAPANLKIEDPEKLKQYLFTKLNRPIRVCGMVKNDGEPGGGPFWSRNLDGSVSLQIIEGSQIDKQDVRQKNILERSTHFNPVDLICGIRDVKGNKFDLPKFIDKQTGFISQKSHDGNDLKAMELPGLWNGAMSDWNTLFVEVPTVTFNPVKTVFDLLRIEHRNL, from the coding sequence ATGTTTTCAAAACAAGACCAATCTCAATTTGAGGCCAAAGCTATTGATATTAAAACCATTGAAGAGCAACTAAGCAACTTCAAGACTGGTTTTCCTAAAATGAAACTTAAGAAGCCAGCCACAATTGATGACGGAATTTTACAAATAGGATCTGACGAACAGGCTATTTATCAGGAAGTTTTTACAGCACATGTAAAGGACCTCTCATTGCTGAAATTTGTTCCTGCTTCGGGCGCAGCCACCAGAATGTTTAAACCACTTTACGATTTTTTAAACACTTATCAGGACACTGAAGACGAATACCTGAAATTACTTTGTAACAAAGGACCGGAAACCATGTTTAACTTCTTTGACAGAATTGAAGATTTTGCTTTCTATGGGGATCTTCGAAATGTTGTTTCAGAAAATAACATGGATTTGGAAAAAATGATTGATAAAAATCAATTCAAGCAAATTCTGGCCATGCTGCTAACAAGAAAAGGTCTTAACTATGCTAATCTGCCTAAGGGATTACTGAAATTCCATAGATACAAGCATTTCTCAAGAACTGCTTTTGAAGAACATTTGGTAGAGACCCTCAACTATGCTAAAAACTTTAAAGGGGATGCCCAAATTCACTTAACGGTATCGGCTGATCACAAAGAGTTATTTGAAGATCGTTTAGAAAAGACGAAAGAGACATTTGAAGAAAAATATGACGGCAAACTACAAGTTGGCTATTCGGTTCAAAAATCGTCAACCGACACAATTGCCGTTGATATAAACAACGAGCCTTTCCGAAACGAGGATGGAACAATTCTTTTTCGACCAGGAGGACATGGCGCTTTAATTGAAAACTTAAATGAGCTGGATGCTGATATTGTTTTCATTAAAAACATTGACAATATTGTTCCTGATCGTTTAAAGGGACCAACCTACAAATTCAAAAAAGTTTTAGCGGGTGTACTGTTAGAGTACCAGTCATTTATTTTTGAATATTTGAAAGTTCTGGAACAGGATAATAACATTTCACAAGACACTCTTGATGAGATGCTTGCTTTTTTAGAAGAAAAACTTTGTATAAAAGCACCAGCAAATCTTAAAATTGAAGATCCTGAAAAACTAAAGCAATACCTATTCACCAAATTAAACCGTCCAATTCGTGTCTGTGGTATGGTTAAGAATGATGGAGAACCTGGAGGCGGACCATTCTGGTCAAGAAATTTAGATGGTTCTGTTTCTCTTCAAATTATTGAAGGATCGCAAATTGACAAACAAGACGTTAGACAAAAAAACATTTTAGAACGTTCCACTCATTTTAATCCTGTTGACTTGATTTGTGGCATTAGAGACGTAAAAGGAAATAAATTTGATTTGCCTAAATTTATCGATAAACAGACTGGTTTTATCTCTCAAAAATCGCATGACGGTAATGACCTGAAAGCAATGGAACTACCTGGTTTGTGGAATGGTGCAATGTCGGATTGGAATACTCTTTTTGTTGAAGTACCAACAGTCACATTTAATCCTGTGAAAACAGTATTTGACTTACTAAGAATTGAACATCGCAATTTATAA
- a CDS encoding LysE family translocator — translation MDFQYLFKGIIVGLMVSIPLGPIGVLIIQKTIQKGRLAGFVSGMGAAVADMFYATVAAFGLGMVLSFIETQEFYLQLVGSVFLVYVGLRIFFTNPIKQIRGAKKTGKKGMLGDFVSIFFLTASNPIAVFVFVAVFAGTSIFGTNPTLRIELFLILGVLLGGGLWWYTLSTIINIFRKKFRLKQLFWINKISGIVIAVLGFLAFLACFEPIKSFLHS, via the coding sequence TTGGATTTTCAATATTTATTTAAAGGAATAATTGTGGGTTTGATGGTTTCCATACCATTAGGTCCAATAGGCGTGTTAATTATTCAAAAAACCATTCAGAAAGGTCGTTTGGCTGGTTTCGTTTCGGGTATGGGAGCTGCTGTTGCCGATATGTTTTACGCTACGGTTGCCGCTTTTGGATTGGGAATGGTGCTTAGCTTTATTGAAACTCAGGAGTTCTATTTGCAATTAGTAGGTAGCGTTTTTTTGGTTTATGTTGGCTTACGTATTTTTTTTACAAATCCGATAAAGCAAATAAGAGGAGCCAAAAAAACTGGAAAGAAGGGAATGTTAGGCGATTTTGTTTCCATTTTTTTCCTTACTGCATCGAATCCCATTGCCGTTTTTGTATTTGTAGCCGTTTTTGCAGGTACGTCTATTTTTGGAACTAATCCCACCCTTCGAATTGAATTGTTTCTGATTTTAGGTGTTTTATTGGGAGGTGGATTGTGGTGGTATACTTTATCTACTATTATTAATATATTCCGCAAGAAATTCAGATTGAAGCAGTTATTTTGGATCAACAAAATTTCAGGAATTGTAATTGCTGTATTAGGGTTTTTAGCCTTTTTGGCCTGTTTTGAGCCAATTAAATCCTTTTTGCATTCATAA
- a CDS encoding TIGR01212 family radical SAM protein (This family includes YhcC from E. coli K-12, an uncharacterized radical SAM protein.) codes for MDFFCTFASHLGKIMTDKNFKWGTNKRYNDFPSSFKRRFSERVQKISIDAGFTCPNRDGSKGVGGCTYCNNNSFNPAYCSPKKTITEQILLGIDFFNTKYKAQYYLAYFQAYSNTYAPIDHLKRIYEEALSHEKVVGLVIGTRPDCVSDSLLSYLEELAKDYYISIEYGVESVNNNALASINRGHTYQEAEKTIMRTSNRGIHIGAHLVNGLPFDTPQMMIDHAVKLSNLPIDTLKMHQLQILNSTAMAKEYDVEPEKFHLFEMEEYLDFVVDVIERINPETTLERFINQAPKGWLIAPKWGIKNFEFVNKLDKKLVERDTWQGKLYMAVE; via the coding sequence ATGGATTTCTTTTGTACTTTTGCATCACATTTAGGCAAGATTATGACGGATAAGAATTTTAAGTGGGGTACTAATAAGAGGTATAATGATTTTCCTAGTTCATTTAAGAGAAGGTTTTCGGAACGAGTTCAGAAAATATCTATCGATGCTGGTTTTACTTGTCCAAATCGGGATGGAAGCAAAGGGGTAGGAGGTTGCACTTATTGTAATAACAATAGTTTTAATCCAGCTTACTGTAGTCCTAAGAAAACAATTACAGAGCAAATTTTGCTAGGCATAGATTTTTTTAACACCAAATACAAAGCACAGTATTATCTGGCATATTTTCAGGCTTATTCAAATACCTATGCACCGATTGACCATTTAAAACGAATTTATGAAGAGGCTTTGTCTCATGAAAAAGTAGTTGGTTTGGTAATTGGTACCCGACCCGATTGCGTTTCTGATTCTCTTTTAAGTTATTTGGAGGAATTGGCAAAAGATTATTATATCAGTATTGAATACGGTGTGGAATCGGTTAATAATAATGCTTTGGCGTCTATAAATCGAGGTCATACCTATCAGGAAGCTGAGAAAACGATAATGAGAACTTCGAATCGTGGAATTCATATCGGAGCTCATTTGGTGAATGGTCTTCCGTTCGACACACCACAAATGATGATAGATCATGCAGTGAAGTTGTCAAACTTACCAATTGATACGCTCAAGATGCATCAGTTGCAAATTCTTAACAGCACAGCAATGGCCAAAGAATATGATGTAGAGCCAGAAAAGTTTCATCTGTTCGAAATGGAAGAGTATTTGGACTTTGTAGTGGATGTTATTGAACGAATCAACCCGGAAACAACCTTGGAACGCTTCATTAATCAGGCACCTAAAGGCTGGTTGATCGCTCCTAAATGGGGCATCAAAAATTTTGAGTTTGTTAATAAGCTTGACAAGAAATTGGTAGAGAGAGATACTTGGCAAGGGAAACTATATATGGCTGTTGAATAA